Proteins co-encoded in one Anopheles moucheti chromosome X, idAnoMoucSN_F20_07, whole genome shotgun sequence genomic window:
- the LOC128306681 gene encoding protein wings apart-like isoform X1: protein MSKWNKPQGVVVPLDSLLKERRKENCPAPRRSAGLVGRWGITSFTSIRSRSYVAEYNNVDLKDATGLELGTGDSPDSVVNLLGSNNTETVRPRKFFKSRNIIPPPPLLPPTVPNEHLGHSPYGANAGGYGAPAGTSDLWNQPSVTTTTPPQQQQFYQPLSAAAATPQFSPTGPQSANVGLFPGGHVGDGVAYAMQQQQLLHTIPLTKEKKPGRKKKSTVGTIATLDPCDAPPASARKTPGNKPPKKEKKEKRAKKAKKEQVAADPEQEQPKRNSSRIRNRVVNYNEDEDSNDYERSVVSRTTVANNHHHNPPFSTPEHGILAPPTDPSFAGAVDQHSVVPTAAAPYHPMVQRPVSSSSSPAGGYHSGGEGRYGAKPSTTTTVTTPLPSPSEHRPILLRISKGTSMLISTDSEEVSTNNSTPPTTTSNLLYNQQQQSDQQAEDDEEDFDGNLPPRTLLAERGPTTTVDNSAEFPKTHQQLYNQPAETLLHTEPPAGEGTTLADVQQPVPAPKTELKIKISLGGKPLISSTTSVAGSTTPNSNVGTPGKTTKSSSKYNFKKRAIEREKARSSHLTSKRSKVDISDGEQNQQGSATVTTQSVTSSTVVGKEKLGVATLTRPSFPLPGTDTYEVFRTLSSLSGGDDFDSQSSILGSASSDNNTPKHTLAPGEDCQIIHSRGSSDCGSDLELSQNSSTAAAPPSDIYSESENTQDNNQQQQLAASHHPTRTTAVASSLSLAPCPTASSSTPYVPETLPPVDLLQQQQQQQQQPQPSNVERVEVLKLNLKNVGHGTRVTRNKMKHSNNLPEEQQQPQPQELPSSPAKQLLLRPGRTGRNRAAATISNNNNNNVVRGTANEKRSRKQPEPVMLREDTEEQIMTEPSDPTQSQQQQQQQQHQSAVTESVLPPQTVGPTTETPSAVNTTALESTAGHKPGVTRQYSRRKKNVVPPDYLGEASTVPHSVAPLGDKTDSSNAVDQQELPSHSLRQNGDVITEPPVVTSCSSVMTPPVTQEVSSAAGAVVPQQPPTTSGPPPPMRLVLQKKGTIFKSRPMVGSTDGATDTKKRHVYKHKWDNDHGNGMMDEQAALSGVGVVGASADTTSGLVGSSAVGAGGNATGIGGGGGVASGKTAGDSTSLTDRGCGEGMEGDEHDGGLTGATSGGGISGGNQLDYDGNFFDNDTPTAMPPRSKRLKTFAASGNSTGAGGSTGQGTAGAGVGVGGAVGSVHYHHHSRAQGGAGDEYDGAAANAFDDDANGGDDEYGAGRSRQAKPFYTIVRNVKNSHQMQEIGEFQEMDDDVDYILSALHPDNPISTRCLSALQLATKCMKPAFKMHVRAHGVVTRFFRALSDAHQDPSLGLCTAAIMYVFSQDKLNMDLDRDSLELMLNLLDTDHKLDGTVQQQQQGQLQKNRQRVKELCEEIKGAGKGKHIDTDRVTAGSLAMESLLSLTSQRAGEWFKDELRNLGGIEHLIKTVAECYEQVPGRASDWTEQDVAKLRKIERCLRVLNNVSLFNCQNQRFLLEHRSGLLVQILVRLYRQVDRDLMHYPTDDATPKESIGVLLRELLQPMLHMLITLTHAFNEEAQGAHLVGKQPDVINITMHLLLRISEYVPQRFVFDLHLLALTLLLHLARPSPQNRQQVLCYMDSETNRGGIKALVEYFEQQEEMASHAEAKTNAILETPARTVDAEDAETKLIQKAEHHMEHTYMGSHVCMLISQLVMGEQGYEQIARMHLKNNNFKRMVAALSRYYEFLNLTTNADAESTAHKRQTKEAIDYLSQLDGCETSGIVRTGTTGTDATAAIFCE, encoded by the exons ATGTCAAAGTGGAATAAACCCCAGGGTGTTGTAGTACCCCTCGACTCTCTGTTGAAGGAACGCCGGAAAGAGAACTGTCCTGCACCGCGTCGTTCCGCTGGTCTGGTCGGCCGATGGGGCATCACGAGCTTTACCTCGATACGCAGTCGAAGTTATG TTGCGGAATACAACAATGTTGATTTGAAGGATGCAACTGGACTGGAACTCGGCACCGGCGACTCGCCGGATAGCGTTGTCAATCTGCTCGGCTCGAACAACACCGAAACGGTTCGACCGCGCAAATTCTTTAAAAGCCGCAATATCATACCTCCTCCTCCACTATTGCCGCCAACAGTTCCCAATGAGCATCTTGGACACTCACCGTACGGGGCTAATGCTGGGGGATATGGCGCACCTGCTGGTACCTCGGATCTATGGAATCAACCGAGCGTTACGACAACGACGCctccacagcagcaacaattcTACCAGCCACTGTCTGCGGCTGCAGCAACGCCACAGTTTTCACCCACCGGTCCACAGTCGGCAAACGTGGGCCTTTTCCCGGGTGGGCATGTCGGTGACGGTGTGGCCTACGcaatgcaacaacagcaactgtTGCACACGATCCCGTTgacgaaggaaaagaaaccgGGTcggaaaaagaaatcaaccgttGGTACCATTGCTACCCTCGATCCTTGCGATGCGCCACCAGCGAGTGCAAGGAAAACGCCCGGCAACAAACCTccgaagaaggaaaagaaagaaaaacgagcaaaaaaagcgaaaaaagaacAGGTGGCTGCAGATCCAGAGCAGGAGCAACCGAAACGGAACTCGTCCCGCATTCGTAACCGCGTGGTTAACTATAACGAGGACGAGGACAGTAATGATTACGAGCGTTCGGTAGTTTCCCGAACAACCGTCGCCAACAATCACCATCATAATCCGCCTTTTAGCACGCCCGAACACGGAATTCTCGCACCGCCAACAGATCCATCGTTTGCCGGTGCAGTCGATCAACACTCAGTGGTACCGACGGCTGCTGCACCATACCATCCGATGGTACAACGACCGGTGTCTTCATCTTCGTCCCCGGCGGGTGGATATCATTCCGGTGGCGAGGGACGATACGGCGCTAAGCCGAGTACGACTACCACCGTTACCACGCCGCTCCCATCGCCCAGTGAGCATCGGCCGATTCTGCTGCGTATATCCAAG GGTACATCGATGCTTATTAGCACCGATAGTGAAGAGGTTTCTACAAACAACAGTACACCACCCACGACCACGAGTAACCTGCTCTacaatcagcagcaacagtccGACCAGCAAGCCGAAGATGACGAGGAGGATTTTGACGGAAATTTGCCGCCTCGAACGCTGCTAGCAGAGCGTGGACCAACTACTACCGTGGACAATTCGGCGGAGTTTCCGAAGACTCATCAGCAGTTGTATAATCAACCGGCCGAAACCCTTCTGCACACCGAACCGCCGGCTGGCGAAGGAACAACGCTTGCCGATGTGCAGCAGCCAGTACCAGCGCCAAAAACTGAGCTTAAGATAAAGATATCTCTCGGTGGTAAACCGCTGATCAGCAGTACCACCAGCGTGGCCGGTTCAACAACACCCAACAGCAACGTCGGCACGCCCGGCAAGACTACCAAGAGCAGTAGTAAGTACAACTTTAAAAAGCGTGCCATCGAACGCGAAAAAGCCCGATCTTCGCACTTAACGTCCAAGCGGAGCAAGGTAGATATTTCCGATGGAGAACAGAACCAGCAGGGCAGCGCTACCGTGACGACACAATCGGTAACGTCCTCTACGGTAGTAGGGAAGGAAAAGCTTGGCGTAGCCACTTTAACACGTCCGAGCTTTCCACTGCCTGGTACGGATACTTACGAGGTGTTTCGGACGCTGTCCTCCCTGtccggtggtgatgatttcgATTCGCAAAGTTCTATCCTAGGCAGTGCATCGTCCGATAACAATACACCGAAGCATACGCTAGCACCTGGTGAGGACTGTCAAATCATCCACAGCCGTGGGTCGAGTGATTGTGGTAGTGATCTGGAGCTTTCACAAAACAGTTCCACGGCGGCAGCACCACCATCGGACATTTACTCGGAGAGTGAAAATACGCAGGATaacaatcagcagcagcagttggcAGCATCTCATCATCCTACTCGCACGACGGCAGTCGCATCATCTCTTTCCCTTGCACCCTGTCCAACAGCGTCATCCTCCACGCCGTATGTACCCGAGACACTGCCGCCAGTAGATctactgcagcagcagcagcagcagcagcaacaaccacagCCGAGCAACGTCGAACGGGTGGAAGTACTGAAATTAAATCTCAAAAATGTCGGTCACGGTACGCGCGTGAcccgaaacaaaatgaagcacAGCAATAACCTGCCTGaagaacagcagcagccgcagccgCAGGAACTACCTTCTTCTCCCGCCAAGCAATTGCTGCTACGTCCTGGTCGAACCGGGCGCAATCGGGCAGCGGCTACCATCagcaataataacaacaataacgtTGTCCGCGGTACGGCGAATGAGAAGCGTTCACGCAAGCAACCGGAACCGGTTATGTTGCGAGAGGATACCGAGGAGCAAATCATGACGGAACCATCCGACCCGACACAatcacaacagcagcagcagcagcagcagcatcaatcAGCAGTGACTGAAAGTGTGCTGCCTCCGCAAACTGTTGGCCCGACGACGGAAACACCATCGGCTGTGAATACGACCGCATTAGAAAGCACCGCCGGGCATAAGCCAGGCGTTACACGTCAGTACAGCCGACGCAAGAAGAACGTGGTTCCGCCGGACTATCTCGGTGAAGCGTCTACGGTGCCGCATTCGGTTGCACCGTTGGGGGATAAAACTGACAGCAGTAATGCCGTTGACCAACAGGAACTGCCTTCACATTCATTGCGACAAAATGGTGATGTAATAACAGAACCGCCAGTTGTTACATCCTGCAGTTCTGTAATGACGCCGCCAGTGACACAGGAGGTGAGTTCGGCTGCTGGAGCCGTGGTACCGCAACAACCACCAACAACATCgggtccaccaccaccgatgcGTCTGGTACTACAGAAAAAGGGTACCATCTTCAAAAGCCGCCCAATGGTCGGCTCAACGGATGGCGCAACGGACACAAAGAAGCGGCACGTCTACAAACACAAATGGGACAATGATCACGGTAATGGTATGATGGACGAGCAAGCAGCACTCAGCGGTGTTGGGGTGGTGGGTGCCAGCGCAGACACTACGAGCGGTCTGGTTGGATCTTCGGCAGTGGGAGCTGGTGGTAACGCGACAGGTAttggtggcggcggtggtgttGCCAGTGGTAAAACAGCGGGCGACTCGACAAGCTTAACAGACAGAGGCTGCGGAGAGGGTATGGAAGGCGATGAACACGACGGTGGATTAACGGGTGCAACTAGCGGCGGTGGTATATCTGGCGGCAATCAGTTAGATTACGATGGGAACTTTTTCGACAACGATACGCCCACAGCAATGCCACCACGATCCAAGAGGTTGAAAACGTTTGCAGCTAGTGGTAATTCCACCGGGGCCGGCGGTTCAACCGGTCAAGGCACAGCAGGGGCTGGCGTTGGTGTGGGTGGTGCGGTCGGTTCTGTACACTACCACCATCATAGTCGAGCGCAGGGCGGCGCAGGAGACGAATACGACGGTGCTGCCGCGAACGCGTTCGATGACGATGCAAACGGTGGCGACGATGAGTACGGTGCGGGCAGATCGCGTCAAGCCAAACCATTCTACACGATCGTGCGCAACGTGAAGAATTCGCACCAGATGCAGGAAATTGGCGAGTTtcaggagatggacgacgatGTCGACTACATACTGAGCGCGCTGCACCCGGATAATCCGATCTCAACGCGCTGCCTTTCCGCATTACAGCTAGCGACCAAGTGCATGAAGCCCGCGTTCAAGATGCACGTGCGAGCGCACGGTGTGGTGACGCGCTTTTTCCGCGCACTGTCCGACGCCCACCAAGATCCGAGCCTCGGTCTCTGTACTGCCGCGATCATGTACGTATTTTCGCAGGATAAGCTGAACATGGATCTGGACCGGGATTCGCTCGAGCTGATGCTGAACCTACTCGACACGGACCACAAGCTGGACGGGACggttcagcagcaacagcaaggccAGCTACAAAAGAACCGCCAACGGGTGAAGGAACTGTGCGAGGAAATAAAGGGGGCCGGTAAGGGCAAACACATCGACACGGACCGCGTGACGGCCGGTTCACTCGCAATGGAATCGCTGCTGTCGCTGACGTCGCAGCGGGCCGGTGAGTGGTTCAAGGACGAGCTACGCAATTTAGGCGGCATCGAACATCTGATTAAGACGGTGGCCGAATGCTACGAACAGGTACCGGGCAGGGCAAGTGATTGGACGGAACAGGATGTGGCGAAGCTGCGCAAAATCGAGCGCTGTCTGCGTGTGCTGAACAATGTCAGTTTGTTCAACTGCCAGAACCAACGGTTTCTGCTGGAGCACCGGTCCGGGCTGCTGGTGCAAATACTGGTGCGGCTCTACCGGCAGGTCGATCGGGATTTGATGCATTATCCTACGGACGATGCGACACCAAAGGAAAGCATTGGTGTGCTGTTGCGCGAGCTGCTCCAACCGATGCTACACATGCTTATCACACTCACGCACGCTTTTAACGAGGAGG CCCAAGGTGCCCATCTCGTCGGAAAGCAACCGGACGTAATTAACATTACGATGCATCTGTTGCTGCGAATTTCTGAGTACGTGCCGCAACGGTTCGTGTTTGATCTGCATCTGCTAGCGCTAACGCTGCTATTGCATCTTGCCCGACCAAGTCCACAGAACCGACAGCAGGTACTGTGTTACATGGACAGCGAAACGAATCGTGGCGGTATTAAAGCGCTGGTCGAGTACTTTGAACAACAGGAAGAGATGGCTAG TCATGCGGAAGCAAAAACGAACGCTATATTGGAGACTCCTGCGCGTACTGTTGATGCAGAGGATGCGGAAACAAAAC TGATTCAAAAAGCAGAACATCACATGGAACACACGTACATGGGCAGTCACGTGTGCATGCTAATCTCTCAGCTCGTAATGGGCGAACAGGGTTATGAACAAATTGCCCGAATGCatttgaaaaacaacaacttcaagCGTATGGTCGCGGCTCTCAGTCGGTACTACGAGTTCCTGAACCTCACGACCAAC GCGGACGCAGAAAGTACTGCACACAAACGGCAAACTAAGGAAGCCATTGACTATCTGAGTCAGCTGGACGGCTGTGAAACCTCCGGTATCGTACGAACCGGTACTACCGGCACCGACGCAACGGCTGCTATATTTTGTGAGTAG
- the LOC128306681 gene encoding protein wings apart-like isoform X2 yields the protein MSKWNKPQGVVVPLDSLLKERRKENCPAPRRSAGLVGRWGITSFTSIRSRSYVAEYNNVDLKDATGLELGTGDSPDSVVNLLGSNNTETVRPRKFFKSRNIIPPPPLLPPTVPNEHLGHSPYGANAGGYGAPAGTSDLWNQPSVTTTTPPQQQQFYQPLSAAAATPQFSPTGPQSANVGLFPGGHVGDGVAYAMQQQQLLHTIPLTKEKKPGRKKKSTVGTIATLDPCDAPPASARKTPGNKPPKKEKKEKRAKKAKKEQVAADPEQEQPKRNSSRIRNRVVNYNEDEDSNDYERSVVSRTTVANNHHHNPPFSTPEHGILAPPTDPSFAGAVDQHSVVPTAAAPYHPMVQRPVSSSSSPAGGYHSGGEGRYGAKPSTTTTVTTPLPSPSEHRPILLRISKGTSMLISTDSEEVSTNNSTPPTTTSNLLYNQQQQSDQQAEDDEEDFDGNLPPRTLLAERGPTTTVDNSAEFPKTHQQLYNQPAETLLHTEPPAGEGTTLADVQQPVPAPKTELKIKISLGGKPLISSTTSVAGSTTPNSNVGTPGKTTKSSSKYNFKKRAIEREKARSSHLTSKRSKVDISDGEQNQQGSATVTTQSVTSSTVVGKEKLGVATLTRPSFPLPGTDTYEVFRTLSSLSGGDDFDSQSSILGSASSDNNTPKHTLAPGEDCQIIHSRGSSDCGSDLELSQNSSTAAAPPSDIYSESENTQDNNQQQQLAASHHPTRTTAVASSLSLAPCPTASSSTPYVPETLPPVDLLQQQQQQQQQPQPSNVERVEVLKLNLKNVGHGTRVTRNKMKHSNNLPEEQQQPQPQELPSSPAKQLLLRPGRTGRNRAAATISNNNNNNVVRGTANEKRSRKQPEPVMLREDTEEQIMTEPSDPTQSQQQQQQQQHQSAVTESVLPPQTVGPTTETPSAVNTTALESTAGHKPGVTRQYSRRKKNVVPPDYLGEASTVPHSVAPLGDKTDSSNAVDQQELPSHSLRQNGDVITEPPVVTSCSSVMTPPVTQEVSSAAGAVVPQQPPTTSGPPPPMRLVLQKKGTIFKSRPMVGSTDGATDTKKRHVYKHKWDNDHGNGMMDEQAALSGVGVVGASADTTSGLVGSSAVGAGGNATGIGGGGGVASGKTAGDSTSLTDRGCGEGMEGDEHDGGLTGATSGGGISGGNQLDYDGNFFDNDTPTAMPPRSKRLKTFAASGNSTGAGGSTGQGTAGAGVGVGGAVGSVHYHHHSRAQGGAGDEYDGAAANAFDDDANGGDDEYGAGRSRQAKPFYTIVRNVKNSHQMQEIGEFQEMDDDVDYILSALHPDNPISTRCLSALQLATKCMKPAFKMHVRAHGVVTRFFRALSDAHQDPSLGLCTAAIMYVFSQDKLNMDLDRDSLELMLNLLDTDHKLDGTVQQQQQGQLQKNRQRVKELCEEIKGAGKGKHIDTDRVTAGSLAMESLLSLTSQRAGEWFKDELRNLGGIEHLIKTVAECYEQVPGRASDWTEQDVAKLRKIERCLRVLNNVSLFNCQNQRFLLEHRSGLLVQILVRLYRQVDRDLMHYPTDDATPKESIGVLLRELLQPMLHMLITLTHAFNEEVMRKQKRTLYWRLLRVLLMQRMRKQN from the exons ATGTCAAAGTGGAATAAACCCCAGGGTGTTGTAGTACCCCTCGACTCTCTGTTGAAGGAACGCCGGAAAGAGAACTGTCCTGCACCGCGTCGTTCCGCTGGTCTGGTCGGCCGATGGGGCATCACGAGCTTTACCTCGATACGCAGTCGAAGTTATG TTGCGGAATACAACAATGTTGATTTGAAGGATGCAACTGGACTGGAACTCGGCACCGGCGACTCGCCGGATAGCGTTGTCAATCTGCTCGGCTCGAACAACACCGAAACGGTTCGACCGCGCAAATTCTTTAAAAGCCGCAATATCATACCTCCTCCTCCACTATTGCCGCCAACAGTTCCCAATGAGCATCTTGGACACTCACCGTACGGGGCTAATGCTGGGGGATATGGCGCACCTGCTGGTACCTCGGATCTATGGAATCAACCGAGCGTTACGACAACGACGCctccacagcagcaacaattcTACCAGCCACTGTCTGCGGCTGCAGCAACGCCACAGTTTTCACCCACCGGTCCACAGTCGGCAAACGTGGGCCTTTTCCCGGGTGGGCATGTCGGTGACGGTGTGGCCTACGcaatgcaacaacagcaactgtTGCACACGATCCCGTTgacgaaggaaaagaaaccgGGTcggaaaaagaaatcaaccgttGGTACCATTGCTACCCTCGATCCTTGCGATGCGCCACCAGCGAGTGCAAGGAAAACGCCCGGCAACAAACCTccgaagaaggaaaagaaagaaaaacgagcaaaaaaagcgaaaaaagaacAGGTGGCTGCAGATCCAGAGCAGGAGCAACCGAAACGGAACTCGTCCCGCATTCGTAACCGCGTGGTTAACTATAACGAGGACGAGGACAGTAATGATTACGAGCGTTCGGTAGTTTCCCGAACAACCGTCGCCAACAATCACCATCATAATCCGCCTTTTAGCACGCCCGAACACGGAATTCTCGCACCGCCAACAGATCCATCGTTTGCCGGTGCAGTCGATCAACACTCAGTGGTACCGACGGCTGCTGCACCATACCATCCGATGGTACAACGACCGGTGTCTTCATCTTCGTCCCCGGCGGGTGGATATCATTCCGGTGGCGAGGGACGATACGGCGCTAAGCCGAGTACGACTACCACCGTTACCACGCCGCTCCCATCGCCCAGTGAGCATCGGCCGATTCTGCTGCGTATATCCAAG GGTACATCGATGCTTATTAGCACCGATAGTGAAGAGGTTTCTACAAACAACAGTACACCACCCACGACCACGAGTAACCTGCTCTacaatcagcagcaacagtccGACCAGCAAGCCGAAGATGACGAGGAGGATTTTGACGGAAATTTGCCGCCTCGAACGCTGCTAGCAGAGCGTGGACCAACTACTACCGTGGACAATTCGGCGGAGTTTCCGAAGACTCATCAGCAGTTGTATAATCAACCGGCCGAAACCCTTCTGCACACCGAACCGCCGGCTGGCGAAGGAACAACGCTTGCCGATGTGCAGCAGCCAGTACCAGCGCCAAAAACTGAGCTTAAGATAAAGATATCTCTCGGTGGTAAACCGCTGATCAGCAGTACCACCAGCGTGGCCGGTTCAACAACACCCAACAGCAACGTCGGCACGCCCGGCAAGACTACCAAGAGCAGTAGTAAGTACAACTTTAAAAAGCGTGCCATCGAACGCGAAAAAGCCCGATCTTCGCACTTAACGTCCAAGCGGAGCAAGGTAGATATTTCCGATGGAGAACAGAACCAGCAGGGCAGCGCTACCGTGACGACACAATCGGTAACGTCCTCTACGGTAGTAGGGAAGGAAAAGCTTGGCGTAGCCACTTTAACACGTCCGAGCTTTCCACTGCCTGGTACGGATACTTACGAGGTGTTTCGGACGCTGTCCTCCCTGtccggtggtgatgatttcgATTCGCAAAGTTCTATCCTAGGCAGTGCATCGTCCGATAACAATACACCGAAGCATACGCTAGCACCTGGTGAGGACTGTCAAATCATCCACAGCCGTGGGTCGAGTGATTGTGGTAGTGATCTGGAGCTTTCACAAAACAGTTCCACGGCGGCAGCACCACCATCGGACATTTACTCGGAGAGTGAAAATACGCAGGATaacaatcagcagcagcagttggcAGCATCTCATCATCCTACTCGCACGACGGCAGTCGCATCATCTCTTTCCCTTGCACCCTGTCCAACAGCGTCATCCTCCACGCCGTATGTACCCGAGACACTGCCGCCAGTAGATctactgcagcagcagcagcagcagcagcaacaaccacagCCGAGCAACGTCGAACGGGTGGAAGTACTGAAATTAAATCTCAAAAATGTCGGTCACGGTACGCGCGTGAcccgaaacaaaatgaagcacAGCAATAACCTGCCTGaagaacagcagcagccgcagccgCAGGAACTACCTTCTTCTCCCGCCAAGCAATTGCTGCTACGTCCTGGTCGAACCGGGCGCAATCGGGCAGCGGCTACCATCagcaataataacaacaataacgtTGTCCGCGGTACGGCGAATGAGAAGCGTTCACGCAAGCAACCGGAACCGGTTATGTTGCGAGAGGATACCGAGGAGCAAATCATGACGGAACCATCCGACCCGACACAatcacaacagcagcagcagcagcagcagcatcaatcAGCAGTGACTGAAAGTGTGCTGCCTCCGCAAACTGTTGGCCCGACGACGGAAACACCATCGGCTGTGAATACGACCGCATTAGAAAGCACCGCCGGGCATAAGCCAGGCGTTACACGTCAGTACAGCCGACGCAAGAAGAACGTGGTTCCGCCGGACTATCTCGGTGAAGCGTCTACGGTGCCGCATTCGGTTGCACCGTTGGGGGATAAAACTGACAGCAGTAATGCCGTTGACCAACAGGAACTGCCTTCACATTCATTGCGACAAAATGGTGATGTAATAACAGAACCGCCAGTTGTTACATCCTGCAGTTCTGTAATGACGCCGCCAGTGACACAGGAGGTGAGTTCGGCTGCTGGAGCCGTGGTACCGCAACAACCACCAACAACATCgggtccaccaccaccgatgcGTCTGGTACTACAGAAAAAGGGTACCATCTTCAAAAGCCGCCCAATGGTCGGCTCAACGGATGGCGCAACGGACACAAAGAAGCGGCACGTCTACAAACACAAATGGGACAATGATCACGGTAATGGTATGATGGACGAGCAAGCAGCACTCAGCGGTGTTGGGGTGGTGGGTGCCAGCGCAGACACTACGAGCGGTCTGGTTGGATCTTCGGCAGTGGGAGCTGGTGGTAACGCGACAGGTAttggtggcggcggtggtgttGCCAGTGGTAAAACAGCGGGCGACTCGACAAGCTTAACAGACAGAGGCTGCGGAGAGGGTATGGAAGGCGATGAACACGACGGTGGATTAACGGGTGCAACTAGCGGCGGTGGTATATCTGGCGGCAATCAGTTAGATTACGATGGGAACTTTTTCGACAACGATACGCCCACAGCAATGCCACCACGATCCAAGAGGTTGAAAACGTTTGCAGCTAGTGGTAATTCCACCGGGGCCGGCGGTTCAACCGGTCAAGGCACAGCAGGGGCTGGCGTTGGTGTGGGTGGTGCGGTCGGTTCTGTACACTACCACCATCATAGTCGAGCGCAGGGCGGCGCAGGAGACGAATACGACGGTGCTGCCGCGAACGCGTTCGATGACGATGCAAACGGTGGCGACGATGAGTACGGTGCGGGCAGATCGCGTCAAGCCAAACCATTCTACACGATCGTGCGCAACGTGAAGAATTCGCACCAGATGCAGGAAATTGGCGAGTTtcaggagatggacgacgatGTCGACTACATACTGAGCGCGCTGCACCCGGATAATCCGATCTCAACGCGCTGCCTTTCCGCATTACAGCTAGCGACCAAGTGCATGAAGCCCGCGTTCAAGATGCACGTGCGAGCGCACGGTGTGGTGACGCGCTTTTTCCGCGCACTGTCCGACGCCCACCAAGATCCGAGCCTCGGTCTCTGTACTGCCGCGATCATGTACGTATTTTCGCAGGATAAGCTGAACATGGATCTGGACCGGGATTCGCTCGAGCTGATGCTGAACCTACTCGACACGGACCACAAGCTGGACGGGACggttcagcagcaacagcaaggccAGCTACAAAAGAACCGCCAACGGGTGAAGGAACTGTGCGAGGAAATAAAGGGGGCCGGTAAGGGCAAACACATCGACACGGACCGCGTGACGGCCGGTTCACTCGCAATGGAATCGCTGCTGTCGCTGACGTCGCAGCGGGCCGGTGAGTGGTTCAAGGACGAGCTACGCAATTTAGGCGGCATCGAACATCTGATTAAGACGGTGGCCGAATGCTACGAACAGGTACCGGGCAGGGCAAGTGATTGGACGGAACAGGATGTGGCGAAGCTGCGCAAAATCGAGCGCTGTCTGCGTGTGCTGAACAATGTCAGTTTGTTCAACTGCCAGAACCAACGGTTTCTGCTGGAGCACCGGTCCGGGCTGCTGGTGCAAATACTGGTGCGGCTCTACCGGCAGGTCGATCGGGATTTGATGCATTATCCTACGGACGATGCGACACCAAAGGAAAGCATTGGTGTGCTGTTGCGCGAGCTGCTCCAACCGATGCTACACATGCTTATCACACTCACGCACGCTTTTAACGAGGAGG TCATGCGGAAGCAAAAACGAACGCTATATTGGAGACTCCTGCGCGTACTGTTGATGCAGAGGATGCGGAAACAAAAC TGA